Proteins from a genomic interval of Medicago truncatula cultivar Jemalong A17 chromosome 3, MtrunA17r5.0-ANR, whole genome shotgun sequence:
- the LOC25490906 gene encoding omega-3 fatty acid desaturase, endoplasmic reticulum, whose protein sequence is MAVKEPQTLQHVGNGDVVDAKKHQQNFDPSAPPPFKIAEIRAAIPKHCWVKNPLISLGYVLRDLFIVIALIAAAIHFNNWIFWPIYWISQGTMFWALFVLGHDCGHGSFSNSSLLNSLVGHFLHSSILVPYHGWRISHRTHHQNHGHVEKDESWVPLTEKMYKSLDNMTKTMRFTFPFPIFAYPFYLWNRSPGKEGSHFNPYSKLFTPSERKDVITSTVCWSIMFCLLTYLSLIKGPIVMLKLYGVPYWIFIMWLDFVTYMHHHGYSQKLPWYRGQEWDYLRGGLTTVDRDYGWVNNIHHDIGTHVIHHLFPQIPHYHLVEATEAAKPVLGKYYREPEKSGPVPHHLFKYFLHSMSQDHFVSDSGDIVFYQADPKLQNNTWTKSE, encoded by the exons atggcTGTGAAAGAACCACAAACTCTGCAACATGTTGGTAatggtgatgttgttgatgcAAAAAAACATCAACAGAATTTTGATCCAAGTGCTCCTCCACCATTCAAGATTGCAGAGATTCGTGCTGCCATTCCAAAACATTGCTGGGTCAAGAATCCATTGATTTCTCTTGGTTACGTTCTAAGAGATTTGTTCATTGTCATTGCATTGATTGCTGCTGCAATTCATTTCAATAACTGGATCTTTTGGCCAATCTATTGGATTTCTCAAGGGACAATGTTTTGGGCTCTTTTTGTTCTTGGACATGATTG TGGCCATGGAAGCTTTTCAAATAGTTCTTTACTGAATAGTTTGGTGGGCCATTTCTTGCATTCATCAATTCTTGTACCATATCATGGATG GAGAATCAGTCATAGAACTCATCATCAAAACCATGGTCATGTTGAGAAAGATGAATCATGGGTTCCT CTGACAGAGAAGATGTACAAGAGTTTAGACAACATGACAAAAACAATGAGATTTACTTTTCCATTTCCAATCTTTGCATACCCTTTTTATTTG TGGAACAGAAGTCCTGGTAAAGAAGGTTCACATTTCAATCCATATAGCAAATTGTTCACACCAAGTGAGAGAAAAGATGTGATAACTTCAACTGTTTGTTGGAGTATCATGTTTTGTTTGCTTACATATTTATCCTTAATTAAGGGTCCAATTGTTATGCTCAAACTCTATGGTGTTCCATATTGG ATCTTCATTATGTGGTTGGACTTTGTCACATATATGCATCACCATGGTTACAGTCAAAAACTCCCTTGGTACCGTGGACAG GAATGGGATTATCTAAGGGGTGGTCTAACAACGGTGGATCGTGACTATGGTTGGGTTAACAACATTCACCATGACATTGGCACCCATGTTATTCATCATCTTTTTCCACAAATTCCACATTATCATTTGGTTGAAGCG ACTGAAGCAGCAAAGCCAGTGCTAGGAAAATATTATCGTGAGCCAGAGAAATCAGGGCCAGTTCCACACCATCTATTCAAGTATTTCCTTCACAGCATGAGTCAGGACCACTTTGTGAGTGACTCAGGAGACATCGTATTCTACCAAGCAGATCCTAAGCTCCAAAATAATACTTGGACCAAGTCTGAGTAA
- the LOC25490909 gene encoding jacalin-related lectin 3, with translation MSLEEKPVSLGPWGGSGGYSWDDGVYSTIRQLVIVHEEGIDSIQIEYDKGGNSVWSLKHGGSGGHKIDTIKLDYPNEFLTSVDGYYGSLNQFGPIFIRSLSFESNKKMYGPFGVEQGTYFSLPVTGAKIVGFHGRYGWHIDAIGVHLRSYQQPKPSKTLSYPQNHITNTNDTVGYSVIQGSVSQGFDIVVAVKQKDGSAKASPTKKILTFKESNSIEPKEKTVPMLKAPSIVEGMVTYGPWGGNGGYVFDDGPYTGIRQIDLSRNIGIVWIRALYDLDGEAVWGYKHGGAGGFKHEKMIFDFPYEVLTHISGYYGSLMYMGPSIIRSLTFHTTKRIYGPFGDENGTYFTTKMKEGQIVGLHGRKGLFLDALGVHVMEGKVIVPVPTSPSNEIIPREPSITEIKSAQRSAKLGHSKSAPLEEVSRGVTQEPVPCGPGPWGGDGGRPWDDGVFSDVKQIYLTKSPEGICSIQIEYDRNKQSVWSVKHGGNGGSTMHRVKLDYPNEVLSCITGYHGPIATDEQAIVIKSLTFHTSRGKYGPFGDEVGKFFTSTKTEGKVVGFHGRSSMYLDAIGVHMQHWLGSQKTSRSSSLFKLF, from the exons atG AGTTTAGAGGAGAAACCTGTATCGCTTGGACCGTGGGGAGGCAGTGGAGGATACAGTTGGGATGACGGTGTTTATTCAACAATAAGGCAATTGGTGATAGTTCATGAAGAAGGAATTGATTCCATCCAGATTGAATATGACAAAGGAGGGAATTCTGTTTGGTCACTTAAGCATGGTGGAAGTGGAGGCCATAAAATTGACACG ATCAAGCTTGATTACCCAAATGAATTCCTAACATCCGTTGATGGATACTATGGTAGCTTGAATCAATTTGGACCAATTTTCATCAGGTCACTGAGTTTTGAGAGTAACAAGAAAATGTATGGACCATTTGGAGTTGAACAAGGAACATACTTTTCGTTGCCAGTGACTGGAGCCAAGATTGTCGGATTCCATGGCCGATATGGTTGGCACATAGATGCCATTGGAGTCCATTTGAGATCCTATCAGCAGCCAAAACCATCGAAAACTTTGTCTTATCCACAAAACCACATAACAAACACTAATGACACCGTTGGTTATTCTGTGATACAAGGAAGTGTTAGCCAAGGCtttgatattgttgttgctgtaaaaCAGAAAGATGGTTCTGCCAAAGCTTCACCAACAAAGAAGATTCTCACCTTCAAAGAATCTAACAGTATTGAACCAAAAGAAAAG ACAGTTCCTATGTTGAAGGCACCATCAATAGTTGAAGGTATGGTCACATATGGTCCTTGGGGAGGTAATGGTGGATATGTATTTGATGATGGACCTTACACTGGAATCAGGCAAATTGATTTGTCGCGTAACATTGGAATTGTGTGGATTAGAGCATTGTATGATCTTGATGGCGAAGCTGTATGGGGATACAAACACGGTGGAGCTGGAGGATTCAAACATGAAAAG ATGATCTTTGACTTCCCATATGAAGTATTAACACATATATCAGGCTACTATGGATCGCTGATGTACATGGGGCCTTCTATTATAAGGTCACTTACATTCCACACCACCAAAAGGATTTATGGACCATTTGGAGATGAAAATGGAACTTATTTCACAACAAAGATGAAAGAAGGGCAGATAGTTGGCCTTCATGGTAGAAAAGGTTTATTTCTAGATGCTCTTGGTGTACATGTGATGGAAGGAAAAGTGATAGTTCCGGTGCCAACATCTCCCTCTAATGAAATCATCCCAAGAGAACCAAGTATTACTGAAATAAAAAGTGCTCAAAGGTCAGCCAAACTTGGACATTCCAAATCAGCACCACTTGAAGAG GTTTCTCGTGGTGTGACTCAAGAACCAGTTCCATGTGGACCAGGTCCTTGGGGTGGGGATGGAGGTAGACCCTGGGATGATGGAGTATTTTCGGATGTTAAGCAGatttatttgacaaaatcacCTGAAGGAATTTGCTCAATTCAAATCGAGTATGATCGAAATAAGCAATCTGTATGGTCTGTGAAGCATGGTGGTAACGGAGGAAGCACCATGCATAGG GTAAAATTGGACTATCCAAACGAGGTTCTCTCTTGCATAACAGGCTATCATGGTCCGATTGCTACCGATGAACAAGCTATAGTGATTAAGTCACTGACTTTCCATACTAGTAGAGGAAAGTACGGTCCATTTGGCGATGAAGTAGGGAAATTTTTCACTTCAACCAAAACAGAAGGAAAGGTGGTAGGTTTTCATGGGAGGAGCAGCATGTACTTGGATGCTATTGGGGTCCATATGCAACACTGGTTGGGAAGTCAGAAAACTTCAAGGTCATCATCCCTCTTcaagttattttga
- the LOC25490910 gene encoding internal alternative NAD(P)H-ubiquinone oxidoreductase A1, mitochondrial yields the protein MAWLRNLSKFSNNIKSSSQRPNKTDPFFLLPSFTFLSHFSSQPIEEKAYVKPNDYPSGLAPTKPHEKPRVVVLGSGWAGCRLMKGLDTNIYDIVCVSPRNHMVFTPLLASTCVGTLEFRSVAEPIGRIQPAISREPGSYFFLANCTAIDAHNHTVHCETVTDGEQTIEPWKFTVSYDKLVIALGSHPSTFGIQGVNEHAIFLREVHHAQEIRRKLLLNLMLSDVPGISEDEKQRLLHCVVVGGGPTGVEFSGELSDFIMKDVRQRYTHVKDYIRVTLIEANEILSSFDDRLRLYATKQLTKSGVRLVRGIVKDVKAQKIILNDGTEVPFGLLVWSTGVGPSPIIQSLDLPKAPGGRIGVDEWLRVPSVQDVFSIGDCSGFVESTGRPTLPALAQVAERQGKYLASMLNKIGKEGAGHANSAKEIELGDPFVYKHLGSMATIGRYKALVDLRQSKEGKGLALAGVFSFFIWRSAYITRVVSWRNRFYVFINWITTLLFGRDISRL from the exons ATGGCTTGGTTAAGaaatctttcaaaattttccaaCAACATTAAATCATCATCTCAAAGACCAAATAAAACTGATCCATTTTTCCTGTTACCATCTTTCACTTTTCTCTCCCATTTCAGCTCTCAACCTATTGAGGAAAAGGCTTATGTTAAGCCTAATGATTATCCTTCAGGTTTGGCACCAACAAAGCCTCATGAGAAACCAAGAGTGGTTGTGCTTGGTTCAGGTTGGGCTGGCTGCAGACTCATGAAGGGTTTGGACACTAATATTTATGACATTGTTTGTGTCTCACCTAGGAACCATATGGTGTTTACACCTCTTTTGGCTTCAACTTGTGTTGGAACTCTTGAGTTTAGATCGGTTGCTGAACCTATTGGAAGAATTCAACCAGCTATTTCTAGGGAACCTGGTTCTTATTTCTTTCTTGCCAATTGTACTGCCATTGATGCACATAACCATACG GTGCACTGTGAGACTGTAACTGATGGAGAGCAGACAATAGAACCTTGGAAATTTACAGTCTCATATGATAAGCTAGTAATTGCACTAGGATCACATCCTTCTACTTTTGGAATTCAAGGAGTCAATGAACATGCCATTTTTCTTCGCGAAGTACATCATGCACAGGAAATTCGTCGGAAGTTGCTCCTAAATTTGATGCTATCTGATGTTCCAG GAATTTCTGAAGATGAGAAGCAAAGGCTTTTGCACTGTGTTGTTGTGGGAGGTGGTCCTACTGGAGTTGAATTCAGCGGCGAACTTAGTGATTTTATCATGAAGGATGTTCGTCAAAGATATACTCATGTGAAGGATTACATCCGTGTTACTTTAATTGAG GCAAATGAAATATTATCTTCTTTCGATGACCGACTCAGGCTCTATGCTACCAAGCAGTTAACAAAG TCAGGAGTTCGTCTTGTTCGTGGCATTGTGAAAGATGTTAAAGCTCAGAAGATTATCCTAAATGATGGTACCGAGGTTCCATTTGGTTTGCTGGTATGGTCTACTGGTGTTGGCCCATCACCAATTATTCAATCTCTGGACCTCCCAAAAGCTCCTGGTGGAAG GATTGGTGTCGATGAGTGGCTTCGTGTTCCTTCGGTACAAGATGTGTTCTCAATAGGTGACTGCAGTGGATTTGTTGAAAGTACTGGAAGACCAACACTTCCAGCATTGGCCCAA GTGGCAGAGAGACAAGGTAAATATTTAGCAAGTATGTTAAACAAAATCGGTAAAGAAGGTGCAGGTCATGCAAACAGTGCAAAAGAAATAGAACTTGGTGATCCATTTGTTTACAAGCATCTCGGCAGCATGGCAACTATTGGCAGATACAAGGCTCTTGTTGACCTTAGACAAAGCAAG GAGGGAAAAGGGTTAGCGCTGGCAggagtttttagtttttttatttggcgCTCGGCGTATATTACACGGGTCGTCAGCTGGAGGAACAGATTCTATGTATTCATCAACTGGATTACAACTCTTCTATTCGGCCGTGATATAAGCAGACTATGA